One part of the Magnetococcus sp. PR-3 genome encodes these proteins:
- a CDS encoding WD40 repeat domain-containing protein, producing the protein MFPGSSAVGAVLWLLVAVASFAVPPSASANSAEQQPDTTTTARVEGYMHTDLVRALGPSQDGQFFLTASDDKTARLWNDQGQLLKVYRPPIAFDRADGKLYASALSPNGRVLALSGWTGWSWDKRISIYLMTVHDGKMIRRIVDLPAQVNHLAFNKDGSMLAVALGEKNGFRVYRTSDGVLLGGDRSFAGTCNRVAFAPNGQLVASAYDGKVRLYSRHFQLSHQVIPVEGGQPYDVRFSPDGRYLAVAYRDRAMIQVLAGKDLTFKYAPDMSDVKTGAMHLVTWSQKGRYLYGGGTASVGGRYFIRKWARGGVPKGSQKARYLDIPVGADTVMAMAALAKEKLAYTTADPALGALDEYGFNSFLLKRPHADFRGLGDRLKLSSNGAVVQFSLDSGGKRLRHFDFSDLAMRQVDPELVLHGPSRKSPLIKVQRSGDTLIVDGKTKLALDEGEKLLDYAVSLRVPLVALMTSRGVRLHHANGGLFWKAKLNTPPLFINLTRDNRYVVVASRDGVIRWLRVQGGGVVVSLFPHRNGQSWISWNSHGYYAASPGADGLLGWHTNAGKGKEARFDPISNFKATRLRPAQIKATFR; encoded by the coding sequence ATGTTCCCTGGATCATCCGCAGTAGGTGCGGTTTTGTGGCTTTTGGTCGCTGTGGCCAGCTTTGCTGTGCCACCCTCTGCCTCTGCAAATAGTGCTGAACAACAGCCTGATACCACCACGACAGCACGTGTTGAAGGGTATATGCACACCGATCTGGTGCGGGCTTTGGGGCCCTCCCAGGATGGTCAGTTTTTTCTAACGGCATCGGATGATAAAACCGCACGGTTGTGGAATGACCAGGGCCAGCTCTTAAAGGTTTACCGTCCACCAATCGCTTTTGATCGGGCCGACGGTAAGCTTTATGCCTCTGCGCTTTCCCCCAACGGACGGGTATTGGCCCTGAGTGGTTGGACAGGGTGGTCATGGGATAAACGGATCAGCATCTATTTAATGACGGTGCATGATGGCAAAATGATCCGCCGTATTGTGGATCTGCCGGCTCAGGTTAATCATCTGGCCTTTAATAAAGATGGCAGCATGCTGGCGGTGGCTTTGGGCGAGAAAAACGGATTTCGGGTGTATCGAACCAGTGATGGGGTGTTGCTCGGTGGGGACCGTAGCTTTGCAGGTACGTGTAACCGTGTGGCGTTTGCGCCCAATGGTCAGTTGGTCGCCAGTGCGTATGATGGCAAGGTACGGCTCTACAGCCGTCACTTTCAGCTGAGTCATCAGGTCATCCCTGTTGAGGGTGGGCAACCGTATGATGTGCGCTTTTCCCCGGATGGGCGCTACCTGGCCGTCGCTTACCGGGACCGGGCTATGATACAGGTACTGGCTGGTAAGGACCTGACCTTTAAATATGCCCCGGATATGTCGGATGTAAAAACCGGGGCGATGCATCTGGTTACCTGGAGCCAGAAAGGGCGTTACCTCTATGGTGGGGGTACGGCCTCTGTTGGGGGGCGCTACTTTATCCGAAAATGGGCCCGTGGTGGGGTACCCAAAGGGTCACAAAAAGCCCGGTATTTGGATATTCCTGTCGGGGCAGATACGGTCATGGCGATGGCTGCATTGGCCAAGGAGAAGTTAGCTTATACCACCGCAGACCCTGCACTTGGGGCGCTGGATGAGTATGGCTTTAACAGCTTTCTTTTAAAACGTCCCCATGCGGACTTTAGAGGGCTTGGCGATCGCCTGAAGCTGTCATCGAATGGGGCGGTTGTTCAATTTTCCTTAGATAGTGGCGGTAAGCGACTCCGGCATTTCGATTTTTCAGATCTAGCCATGCGTCAGGTTGATCCGGAGTTGGTGTTGCATGGCCCCTCTAGAAAAAGTCCTCTGATTAAGGTCCAGCGTTCTGGTGATACCCTGATTGTGGATGGAAAAACCAAGCTGGCGTTGGATGAAGGCGAAAAACTGCTGGATTATGCCGTCTCTCTTCGGGTGCCATTGGTAGCCTTAATGACCTCTCGGGGGGTGCGTCTGCACCATGCGAATGGGGGTCTGTTCTGGAAGGCTAAACTGAATACGCCTCCCTTGTTCATCAATCTAACTCGGGATAACCGCTATGTGGTGGTGGCCAGTCGGGATGGTGTGATCCGCTGGTTACGCGTGCAGGGGGGCGGAGTGGTGGTCTCGCTGTTCCCTCATCGTAATGGGCAGTCCTGGATTAGCTGGAACAGCCATGGGTACTATGCGGCCTCTCCTGGTGCTGATGGACTGTTGGGGTGGCACACCAATGCAGGCAAGGGTAAAGAGGCGCGCTTTGACCCCATCTCCAACTTTAAAGCCACCCGGTTACGACCCGCACAGATTAAAGCCACCTTCCGTTAA
- a CDS encoding 3'-5' exonuclease — translation MSVYIFMSSVLRLQSHYAEKRDKESINSLPVVRWDGDIHLISRDEELPQAIEALRQEKVLGFDTETRPSFRKGTSYDPTLIQLAGHKVVYLFQITQLQDHTLLAALLADPEIYKVGVGLSQDIRQLQAIFSFEPGGFVDVGETARHSDIANRGLRSMAAAFFDVRISKRAQCSNWALEQLQPYQITYAATDAWISRELYVALAEMSLVDVQRDKAILQPVKPKRPPRRGRRRPLPKTPNSES, via the coding sequence ATGTCTGTTTACATTTTCATGTCTTCGGTTTTACGACTGCAATCCCACTATGCGGAAAAACGGGACAAAGAGAGTATCAATAGCCTGCCTGTGGTGCGTTGGGATGGCGACATTCACCTGATTAGTCGGGATGAAGAACTGCCCCAAGCCATAGAAGCACTGCGCCAGGAAAAAGTGCTGGGTTTTGATACTGAAACACGCCCTTCATTCCGTAAAGGTACCAGCTATGACCCCACGTTAATCCAATTGGCGGGGCATAAGGTGGTCTACCTTTTTCAAATTACCCAGCTGCAGGATCATACCCTTTTGGCCGCACTGTTGGCCGACCCTGAGATCTATAAGGTTGGGGTTGGGCTGAGCCAAGATATCCGCCAACTCCAGGCTATTTTCTCTTTTGAGCCGGGTGGTTTTGTGGATGTGGGGGAGACAGCGCGTCATAGTGACATCGCCAATCGGGGATTGCGCAGTATGGCGGCGGCTTTTTTTGATGTGCGTATCTCCAAACGAGCCCAATGTTCCAATTGGGCTTTGGAGCAGCTGCAACCTTACCAGATAACCTACGCTGCGACCGATGCCTGGATAAGCCGGGAACTCTATGTCGCGTTGGCCGAGATGTCTTTGGTTGATGTGCAGCGGGATAAGGCCATTTTACAGCCGGTTAAACCCAAACGACCACCCCGGCGGGGGCGACGGCGTCCGCTACCCAAAACGCCAAACTCTGAGTCCTAA
- a CDS encoding putative bifunctional diguanylate cyclase/phosphodiesterase, translating to MTVSKKQNSAAQASKDQSLRMMRTLLENSHEGILILDARGMVRQANQAFMNMTGLKQGSLNGQHILRLMPDEFREQTLENIREELWQSGFWQGSLSQSIGDGKQLTVDLKVSAVLPPDGQVRYYIAQLRGSSLVAEPTISPEENRDDLTGLPSRILFEDRLQQAISQAKRHKNCVGAMFLGLDTERIKLIQNSLGQAATDELIKEVAVRLDDCLRTTDSVARIGEDSFALLLSDLNGHKDAVRNSSVVARKVYESLVAPVEVLGQPVEINAAMGITLFPQDGEAPRELLTNAETALNHARQRGWNNYQFFSSEMTEAARERFELETSLRQAIDKDELILYYQPQVDLHDGSIIGAEALIRWKHSERGLISPGLFIPVAEETGLIVPIGEWVMRTAVKQIGTWQKMGLKPVRMGINLSALQFKRQDLAALVKELLDEHQVDPSLVDLEITESAIMDDVDRAIDMLNRISALGVKLSIDDFGTGYSSLSQLRQFPFQTLKIDRSFVTDLESSGDKAIVSAIIAMAHSLEQTVIVEGLETNAQLSIMKELKCNEMQGFLFSKPLPPDEFTALLQEGRKLED from the coding sequence ATGACTGTAAGTAAAAAGCAAAATTCAGCAGCACAAGCATCCAAAGATCAAAGTCTAAGGATGATGCGTACCCTGCTGGAAAATAGCCACGAAGGTATTTTGATTCTTGATGCAAGGGGCATGGTGCGTCAGGCTAATCAAGCCTTTATGAATATGACTGGTCTTAAGCAGGGCTCACTAAACGGTCAGCATATCTTACGTTTGATGCCAGATGAGTTCCGTGAGCAAACACTAGAAAATATCCGTGAAGAGCTGTGGCAAAGTGGCTTTTGGCAAGGTAGCCTCTCCCAATCAATCGGAGATGGTAAGCAGCTTACGGTCGATTTAAAAGTCAGTGCTGTACTGCCCCCCGATGGTCAGGTTCGCTACTATATTGCGCAGTTACGTGGCAGTTCTTTGGTGGCAGAGCCTACGATCTCGCCTGAAGAAAACCGTGATGATCTAACGGGTTTGCCCAGCCGTATTCTGTTTGAAGACCGTTTGCAGCAAGCTATCTCCCAGGCTAAACGGCATAAAAACTGTGTTGGGGCGATGTTCCTGGGGTTGGATACCGAGCGTATTAAGCTGATTCAAAACTCGCTGGGGCAAGCGGCGACGGATGAATTGATCAAAGAGGTAGCGGTTCGACTGGATGACTGCTTGCGTACCACAGACTCGGTGGCGCGGATTGGTGAAGATAGCTTTGCGCTGCTGCTCTCGGACCTGAATGGTCATAAAGATGCTGTGCGTAACTCATCTGTGGTCGCCCGTAAAGTTTATGAGTCTCTGGTGGCACCTGTTGAAGTGCTGGGACAGCCGGTAGAGATTAATGCCGCCATGGGTATTACCCTGTTCCCGCAGGATGGTGAGGCCCCGCGTGAGCTGCTGACAAATGCAGAAACCGCGTTGAACCATGCCCGCCAACGTGGCTGGAACAACTATCAGTTCTTCTCATCCGAGATGACCGAAGCGGCCCGTGAACGTTTTGAGCTGGAAACCAGCCTGCGTCAGGCCATTGATAAAGATGAGCTGATTCTCTACTACCAACCGCAAGTCGATCTGCATGATGGTTCCATTATTGGGGCCGAGGCTTTGATCCGTTGGAAGCATTCTGAGCGCGGTTTGATCTCTCCTGGGCTATTTATTCCCGTGGCCGAAGAGACGGGTTTGATCGTACCCATTGGTGAGTGGGTCATGCGGACCGCGGTGAAGCAGATCGGTACTTGGCAGAAGATGGGCTTAAAGCCTGTGCGTATGGGGATTAACCTCTCCGCCCTACAGTTTAAGCGTCAGGATCTGGCTGCTCTGGTCAAAGAGTTGTTGGATGAGCACCAAGTAGACCCCTCTTTGGTGGATCTGGAGATCACCGAGAGTGCCATTATGGATGATGTCGATCGGGCCATTGATATGCTTAACCGTATCAGTGCACTGGGCGTTAAACTCTCTATTGATGATTTTGGTACCGGTTACTCCTCCCTTAGTCAGCTGCGTCAGTTCCCGTTCCAGACCCTTAAAATTGACCGTTCTTTTGTGACGGACCTGGAGAGCAGTGGTGATAAAGCCATTGTGAGTGCCATTATCGCCATGGCCCACAGTCTGGAGCAGACGGTTATTGTGGAAGGGCTGGAGACCAATGCTCAGCTTTCCATTATGAAAGAGCTCAAGTGTAATGAGATGCAGGGTTTCCTTTTCAGTAAGCCGCTGCCACCGGATGAGTTTACAGCGCTGCTACAAGAAGGGCGTAAATTGGAAGATTAA
- a CDS encoding M48 family metallopeptidase — MITMTLLGGLILAALLITHGVGAWFSHLNHQRWFQPLPRSLADMRDDDQQQLAVRYHSERYRLERISGGVELLAMVLFWLLGGFAWLQQWSTGFGFNPIWTGLIFIGTLLLLSSVMGLPFNLYATFSIENRYGFNRTNWQTFVMDRVKGTLLALALGGPLLAALLLFFQWAGGWGWLYAWALITAVSLFIQYVAATWIMPLFNRFDPLPEGALKVRLQQLAERAQFPLQGIYQIDGSKRSSKGNAFFSGFGKRRRIALFDTLIEKHDDAELEAVLAHEIGHYKMNHVFKRTGMGIVHTGLLLFLMGLAIEQLPLFQAFGIEQTSVYGGLVFFGILYTPVEMVLGVAFNGLSRTHEYEADHYAAELTNGAVLGAALKRLHNDNLAHLNPHPGYVALHYSHPPLIERLRALG, encoded by the coding sequence ATGATCACAATGACACTTTTGGGGGGGCTGATTTTGGCCGCCCTTTTGATCACGCATGGGGTTGGGGCTTGGTTTTCCCACCTTAACCATCAGCGCTGGTTTCAGCCACTACCACGTTCATTGGCGGATATGCGCGATGATGATCAGCAGCAGTTGGCGGTTCGGTACCATAGTGAGCGTTATCGGTTAGAGCGTATCTCTGGGGGTGTTGAGTTGCTGGCCATGGTGCTGTTTTGGTTGCTGGGGGGCTTTGCGTGGCTACAGCAGTGGAGCACAGGGTTTGGGTTTAACCCTATTTGGACCGGGCTGATTTTTATTGGCACATTGCTGCTGTTAAGTTCGGTGATGGGGTTGCCTTTTAATCTCTATGCGACCTTCTCCATTGAAAATCGCTACGGGTTTAACCGTACCAATTGGCAGACCTTTGTGATGGACCGGGTTAAAGGCACCCTGTTGGCACTGGCTCTTGGTGGACCTTTGTTAGCAGCGCTCTTGCTCTTTTTTCAATGGGCGGGGGGCTGGGGTTGGCTCTATGCCTGGGCACTGATTACCGCGGTATCCCTGTTTATCCAATATGTGGCGGCGACTTGGATTATGCCGTTATTTAACCGTTTTGATCCGCTGCCAGAAGGTGCGCTTAAGGTGCGTTTGCAGCAGTTGGCTGAACGGGCCCAGTTCCCTCTGCAAGGGATTTATCAAATCGATGGCTCCAAGCGCTCTTCCAAAGGTAACGCCTTTTTTAGTGGGTTTGGTAAACGGCGTCGTATCGCCTTGTTTGATACATTGATTGAAAAGCATGATGACGCGGAGCTGGAAGCGGTACTGGCCCATGAGATTGGCCATTATAAAATGAACCATGTCTTTAAACGTACGGGCATGGGGATTGTGCATACCGGTTTGTTGCTGTTTCTTATGGGGCTGGCCATCGAGCAACTTCCACTTTTTCAGGCGTTTGGTATAGAACAGACTTCTGTCTATGGTGGTTTGGTCTTCTTTGGTATTCTCTACACACCTGTAGAGATGGTGCTTGGGGTCGCGTTTAACGGGCTCTCTCGTACCCATGAGTATGAAGCGGATCACTATGCGGCAGAGTTAACCAACGGGGCTGTTCTAGGGGCTGCATTAAAGCGTCTGCACAATGACAATTTAGCCCATTTGAACCCTCATCCAGGATATGTAGCTTTACACTATTCGCACCCACCCCTGATTGAACGATTGCGTGCACTTGGTTGA
- a CDS encoding DUF3095 domain-containing protein, with translation MVDTALFYQNLIPLQGFRQITQGEGFTRLPDDWHIAVSDVQNSTGAIEGGRYKEVNISGAMAIIALLNLAGEEELPFVFGGDGASILIPPHLLDQASSVLAETASKVLEAYGLVLRVGVVPMHQVTAAGEQVALAKVLVGEGYHQAVFRGGGMAYAEDLVKDPVAGKPYRLPEVTPAQQANYDGLECRWQDIPSPQGETVSLLVKVTTTELEAGMLHYGEVLDMINQTYGQETERHPISLAGLNLSFSKQRLQQESKLFAPGSLWAQKFYRLKLRVSNALGVLLMDLNPFLKSPWRRYRQRTVQGCDYQKFDGMLRMVVSGRTKQRKKLEAWLQQEQDKGRLVYGLHVSDRALMTCLIFQRHGRHVHFVDGADGGYALAAKSLKAQLKLG, from the coding sequence ATGGTGGATACCGCACTTTTTTATCAAAACCTCATTCCTTTACAGGGTTTTCGGCAAATCACTCAGGGGGAAGGGTTTACGCGCTTGCCCGATGACTGGCACATCGCGGTCAGTGATGTACAAAACTCTACAGGGGCCATTGAGGGTGGGCGCTATAAAGAGGTGAATATCTCTGGTGCCATGGCGATTATCGCCTTGCTTAATCTGGCTGGGGAGGAGGAGTTGCCCTTTGTCTTCGGGGGGGATGGCGCATCTATTTTGATCCCGCCCCATCTGCTGGATCAGGCCTCCTCGGTATTGGCTGAAACCGCCAGTAAGGTGTTGGAAGCTTATGGATTGGTGCTCAGGGTGGGGGTGGTCCCTATGCATCAGGTCACTGCGGCAGGGGAGCAGGTGGCATTGGCCAAAGTTTTGGTGGGGGAGGGGTACCATCAAGCGGTTTTTCGTGGGGGAGGTATGGCCTATGCTGAAGATCTGGTCAAGGATCCGGTGGCGGGTAAGCCTTATCGGCTGCCCGAGGTAACGCCCGCCCAGCAGGCCAACTATGATGGGTTGGAGTGCCGCTGGCAGGACATCCCTAGCCCCCAGGGGGAGACCGTTAGTCTGCTGGTTAAAGTGACCACGACTGAGCTGGAAGCCGGTATGCTGCACTATGGGGAGGTGTTGGATATGATCAACCAAACCTATGGGCAGGAGACCGAGCGCCACCCCATTTCATTGGCGGGGTTGAATCTCTCTTTCTCTAAGCAGCGTCTACAGCAGGAATCCAAACTCTTTGCTCCGGGTAGTCTTTGGGCTCAAAAATTTTACCGCTTGAAGCTCAGGGTGAGTAATGCCCTGGGTGTGTTGTTGATGGACCTTAACCCCTTTTTAAAGAGCCCGTGGCGGAGATACCGGCAACGAACGGTGCAGGGGTGTGACTATCAAAAGTTTGATGGCATGTTGCGCATGGTGGTTTCGGGGCGCACCAAGCAGCGTAAAAAGCTGGAAGCCTGGCTGCAGCAGGAGCAGGATAAAGGGCGGCTTGTCTATGGGTTGCATGTATCCGACCGAGCTTTAATGACCTGCCTTATCTTTCAAAGGCATGGGCGGCATGTGCATTTTGTGGATGGCGCCGATGGTGGCTATGCTTTGGCCGCCAAGTCACTGAAGGCTCAGTTGAAGCTAGGTTAA
- a CDS encoding hydrogenase maturation protease: MTLFRPDPARLRHPVGVVGLGNPLMGDDGVGPWVVAQLHKRHPSRWVLDLGSDLLGLSSHGPYPKTLLVVDAARTGQVEVGAWQALTLEQVKPMGGLRSSHQLSAVDALALEQQRAPGSWVGVTLYWLLLEVDAIEIGQGLTPAVEKGAQSLLSWLDQALMGKKQLNQ; the protein is encoded by the coding sequence ATGACCCTGTTCCGACCGGACCCAGCCCGTTTACGCCACCCGGTTGGGGTGGTGGGGTTGGGGAATCCATTGATGGGGGATGATGGGGTTGGGCCGTGGGTTGTGGCACAGTTGCACAAACGCCACCCAAGCCGCTGGGTCTTAGATCTTGGCTCAGATCTGCTGGGTCTCTCCAGTCATGGTCCATACCCCAAAACCCTCTTGGTGGTGGATGCCGCCCGCACCGGGCAGGTGGAGGTTGGGGCTTGGCAGGCTTTGACTTTGGAACAGGTCAAGCCCATGGGGGGACTTAGGTCATCTCATCAGCTCTCTGCTGTGGATGCACTAGCCCTGGAACAGCAGCGGGCACCGGGCAGTTGGGTGGGGGTGACGCTCTATTGGCTGTTGCTGGAGGTAGATGCCATCGAGATAGGGCAAGGTTTAACCCCGGCTGTGGAAAAAGGTGCACAGAGCTTGCTGAGCTGGTTGGATCAGGCGCTGATGGGTAAAAAACAGCTCAACCAATAA
- a CDS encoding Ni/Fe hydrogenase subunit alpha translates to MNRETITIDHLYRVEGHGGITVAVDETGIQSCQMEIFEGARFYEVLLKGKLAKDAPGIVCRVCSICSAGHTLGSVMALENALGISVSQGVAQFRALLNLGQFIESHALHLFALAAPDYLGDASILDMAARFPEQVHKGLEIKRVGNLIQEVVGGRAIHPVNIVVGGLGRRPAKQAMQALHASVQNALDLALSLQGFIASLENPSMGLQPPILVALRPDGDHYALQGSHLAATGHADIPVEQFYARVNEKVVRHSTAKQSTYAKQPFMVGALARVVHNGERLKGEAAKLRDALLPVDVSTLHNNAAQFIELIWALEEAVVLTEQLQDGPELTAPMTALGFEGEQTGLSALEVPRGTLYHLYGVDGDGVLTQADIITPTAQNLAHVERDFAHGVGHWLAQAQRQQETLRLHLEMIARAYDPCISCSTHLVDLTVHT, encoded by the coding sequence ATGAATAGGGAAACCATTACCATTGATCATCTGTACCGGGTTGAGGGCCATGGTGGGATTACCGTTGCGGTGGATGAGACGGGTATTCAATCTTGCCAAATGGAGATCTTTGAAGGGGCCCGTTTTTATGAGGTGCTCTTAAAAGGCAAACTGGCTAAAGATGCGCCGGGTATTGTCTGCCGTGTCTGCTCCATCTGCTCGGCGGGGCATACGCTTGGTAGTGTGATGGCGTTGGAAAATGCGCTGGGTATCTCTGTTAGTCAGGGGGTGGCGCAGTTCCGTGCGTTGCTCAACTTGGGGCAGTTTATTGAGAGCCATGCGCTGCATCTCTTTGCGCTGGCGGCACCGGATTATCTGGGGGACGCCTCCATCCTTGATATGGCGGCGCGGTTTCCCGAGCAGGTACATAAAGGGTTAGAGATCAAACGGGTTGGTAATTTAATCCAGGAAGTGGTTGGTGGGCGGGCTATCCACCCCGTCAATATTGTGGTGGGTGGTTTGGGGCGGCGTCCCGCTAAACAGGCCATGCAGGCTCTGCATGCCTCTGTACAGAATGCTTTGGATCTGGCTCTCTCCCTGCAAGGATTTATCGCCTCGTTGGAAAATCCCTCTATGGGATTGCAACCCCCCATTTTGGTGGCATTACGTCCCGATGGCGACCATTACGCGTTGCAAGGTTCCCATCTGGCGGCCACCGGTCATGCTGATATCCCCGTAGAGCAGTTCTACGCGCGGGTGAATGAAAAGGTTGTCCGTCACTCTACAGCCAAACAGTCCACCTATGCCAAGCAGCCTTTTATGGTGGGGGCTTTAGCTCGGGTGGTGCATAACGGTGAGCGTTTAAAAGGTGAAGCCGCCAAGTTGCGGGATGCTCTACTCCCTGTTGATGTCTCGACACTGCATAATAATGCCGCCCAGTTTATTGAGTTGATTTGGGCTCTGGAAGAGGCTGTGGTGTTGACCGAGCAGCTGCAGGATGGTCCTGAACTGACGGCGCCCATGACCGCACTTGGGTTTGAAGGGGAGCAGACAGGTCTGTCTGCTCTGGAGGTGCCTAGGGGCACGCTCTATCACCTTTATGGTGTGGATGGCGATGGGGTTTTGACCCAAGCGGATATTATTACACCGACAGCACAAAATCTGGCCCATGTCGAGCGGGACTTCGCCCATGGGGTTGGGCATTGGCTGGCCCAAGCCCAGCGACAGCAAGAGACGCTACGCCTACACTTGGAGATGATCGCCCGTGCCTATGATCCTTGTATCTCCTGTTCCACACATTTGGTCGATCTAACGGTGCACACATGA
- a CDS encoding FAD/NAD(P)-binding protein translates to MNDPLQPLTAMLVSRELLTEDTALFQLALADSRGVGPNGMNHKPGQFVMLSVLGAGEAPFSICHAASDVPILQLCIRRVGRLTERLFELPTGSKLGLRGPYGNGFPLERMVGQELLLVAGGLGMAPLRSVLQAVMAQRDRYRRVVLAYGFRHKDEMLFGPELIALGETGHLELHFAVDHPMADQPFTAMHGHVGQLVESLTLDAAETTVALCGPPVMYKGTAQMLREKGVWPQKTFMTFERRMSCGIGQCGHCTIGYRYSCKDGPVFSAWEARGLREAWEQEAYNDASQ, encoded by the coding sequence ATGAATGATCCGCTACAACCCCTGACCGCCATGTTGGTCTCCCGAGAACTGTTGACCGAAGATACTGCCCTGTTTCAACTGGCACTGGCCGATAGCCGGGGGGTTGGCCCGAATGGTATGAACCATAAGCCGGGGCAGTTTGTCATGCTCTCTGTACTGGGGGCGGGTGAAGCCCCGTTTTCTATCTGCCATGCTGCTTCTGACGTGCCCATTTTACAGTTATGTATTCGGCGGGTTGGTCGCTTGACGGAGCGTCTGTTTGAGCTACCCACGGGCAGTAAGCTTGGCTTGAGGGGGCCTTATGGAAATGGTTTTCCCTTAGAGCGTATGGTGGGGCAGGAGCTGTTGTTGGTGGCAGGTGGTTTGGGGATGGCACCCTTGCGCAGTGTCTTGCAAGCGGTCATGGCCCAGCGAGATCGCTACCGGCGGGTGGTGTTGGCCTACGGCTTTCGCCATAAAGATGAAATGTTATTTGGCCCAGAGCTGATTGCGTTGGGTGAGACAGGTCATTTGGAGCTGCATTTTGCTGTGGATCACCCCATGGCAGACCAGCCCTTTACCGCCATGCATGGTCATGTGGGGCAGTTGGTTGAAAGCCTAACGTTGGATGCCGCTGAGACCACCGTTGCACTGTGTGGTCCCCCCGTTATGTACAAAGGTACGGCACAGATGCTGCGGGAAAAAGGGGTCTGGCCGCAAAAAACCTTTATGACCTTTGAACGGCGTATGTCCTGTGGCATTGGTCAATGTGGGCACTGCACCATTGGATATCGGTACAGCTGTAAGGATGGACCGGTCTTTAGTGCCTGGGAGGCGCGTGGATTGCGGGAAGCATGGGAACAGGAGGCCTACAATGATGCCAGCCAGTGA
- a CDS encoding 4Fe-4S dicluster domain-containing protein: METFMLDRQDLPSFLAACEKHRRVHVPVEEAPDHFIFKPLAEATDQPVALHYLRTALPPKKYFFPAEEVLYRFDADGYHPQQPDLPPMILFGLHPCDLHGLDVLDHFFSRDYPDRTYHSRRQQAWLIGLGCMPDEHCFCQSQGTEHVDGLYDLFLWDLGPQFYVMVRTEAGHDMLHMARALFKPVSQANQQAYLALLKKRRQAFTLHMPVADLPQVLEVKQDCAVWDKIGETCFTCGACSMVCPTCTCYDMLDRMDLSGQCGERCRKWSSCLFRDFDRGAGDHHFRRDRGDRVKNRYYHKEHGYVNGFGKPSCTGCGRCITACPAGIDVISVFTKVRRACGGEEEVVS, from the coding sequence ATGGAAACCTTCATGTTGGATCGGCAGGATCTCCCGAGCTTTCTTGCTGCCTGTGAAAAACACCGTCGTGTGCATGTTCCTGTAGAAGAAGCCCCGGATCATTTTATTTTTAAACCCCTGGCTGAGGCCACAGATCAACCGGTGGCTTTGCACTACTTACGCACCGCGCTGCCCCCTAAGAAATACTTTTTTCCCGCAGAGGAGGTGCTCTACCGGTTTGATGCCGATGGCTACCACCCTCAGCAGCCAGACCTGCCGCCGATGATTCTGTTTGGTCTGCACCCCTGTGATCTGCATGGGCTAGATGTGTTGGATCATTTTTTTAGCCGTGACTACCCAGATCGTACCTACCATAGCCGTCGGCAGCAGGCGTGGCTGATTGGCTTGGGTTGCATGCCAGATGAACACTGTTTTTGCCAATCTCAAGGTACAGAACATGTTGATGGCTTGTATGATCTGTTTTTGTGGGATCTGGGGCCACAATTTTATGTCATGGTCCGAACTGAAGCGGGGCATGACATGCTGCATATGGCGCGGGCGCTTTTTAAACCCGTCAGCCAAGCCAACCAACAGGCCTATTTGGCCTTGCTTAAAAAACGACGTCAGGCTTTTACCCTGCATATGCCGGTGGCGGACCTTCCTCAGGTTTTAGAGGTTAAGCAGGATTGTGCGGTGTGGGATAAAATCGGTGAAACCTGCTTTACTTGTGGTGCCTGCTCGATGGTCTGTCCGACATGTACCTGCTATGACATGCTAGACCGTATGGATTTGTCCGGTCAGTGTGGTGAACGCTGCCGAAAATGGTCCTCCTGTCTGTTCCGTGACTTTGATCGTGGGGCAGGGGACCATCACTTCCGGCGTGATCGGGGCGATCGGGTTAAAAACCGCTACTATCATAAAGAACATGGGTATGTGAATGGTTTTGGTAAACCCAGTTGTACCGGCTGTGGGCGCTGTATCACCGCCTGTCCCGCCGGTATTGATGTGATTTCTGTCTTTACCAAGGTGCGCCGTGCCTGTGGTGGTGAAGAGGAGGTGGTCTCATGA